AGTCAACGAAGAATGATTCAATATAATTCGTAGAAGGATAGATTCGATTCAAATCAAAGAAGTGACAAAAAGACAAATCGATTCCAATATACGAATGCAAACAAATAAGTATCAATTCACATTTAAGTCATCGCCGAGAAGCATAGTCCATAAAGAATGCCACTGCAAAGCAAACCGAAAGCCCAGCATATCGATCTTAAAGCTGGAATATTTCCAATGTAAGCAATAATGTAAATAGCACGAAGAATTGGATGAGCAATGGCAACAAAAATAGCAAGAGAAGAAAGAGTAATGCCATTCATAACAGTAAGAATGGCAAGAAGAGCCGCGGGAGCATGAAGCGTGAATGATTCAAAACTGTTTTGCTGAGCCCAGCTGGCCCGTTTCCCCCAGGCTGGATAACGATCAAACATTGAACGTAGAGATGACAGATTACTCATCTCGAACTGAGATTGAAATCGGGCCGCATAGAGAGGTGCAATACTCAAAATGACCATTACAAACGACAGCACAAGCGACCAGATGTATGGAGTGACATCGGCGTGGGTTGACAACT
Above is a window of Synechococcus sp. BIOS-E4-1 DNA encoding:
- a CDS encoding MAPEG family protein, translated to MFFEQLSTHADVTPYIWSLVLSFVMVILSIAPLYAARFQSQFEMSNLSSLRSMFDRYPAWGKRASWAQQNSFESFTLHAPAALLAILTVMNGITLSSLAIFVAIAHPILRAIYIIAYIGNIPALRSICWAFGLLCSGILYGLCFSAMT